One stretch of Lytechinus variegatus isolate NC3 chromosome 17, Lvar_3.0, whole genome shotgun sequence DNA includes these proteins:
- the LOC121431153 gene encoding uncharacterized protein LOC121431153, with protein sequence MFANIGSIDGILGMDFLLATNADLYLRKMELSLNGENIKLMNNQGRKLCRRVTVEKTTRVSPGQEVLVRGRVKETQGVGIIEPSDSCEVGQKGILVARVLADVNQNLVPLRLFNPGKEDAVIKEGTMAGYFTPVNENEIDNMPSKCTVGTGGGIVPDHLQDLFERSKLDVDESHHEMIANLLIKNQDVFAKSDTDIGRTNLVKHKINTGDTQPIRQRPRRFPAAEQQEIDSQIESMLERGVIDPSGSPWASNVVLVRKKDGTKRFCVDYRKLNHVTIKDAYPIPRLMTLWTH encoded by the coding sequence ATGTTTGCAAACATAGGCAGCATAGATGGGATACTCGGCATGGACTTTCTGCTCGCTACTAATGCAGATTTATACCTGCGAAAAATGGAATTGTCCTTAAATGGGGAGaacataaaattaatgaataatcaAGGCAGGAAACTATGCAGGAGAGTGACGGTCGAGAAAACCACAAGAGTAAGCCCTGGCCAAGAGGTGTTGGTAAGGGGACGAGTGAAAGAAACACAAGGCGTTGGAATAATAGAACCATCGGATAGTTGTGAGGTTGGGCAGAAAGGCATTTTGGTTGCTCGTGTGTTAGCAGatgtaaatcaaaatttggtacCCCTGAGACTCTTTAACCCAGGTAAAGAAGATGCAGTGATTAAGGAAGGAACTATGGCAGGTTACTTTACACCCGTAAATGAGAACGAGATAGACAACATGCCTTCAAAGTGTACAGTAGGCACTGGTGGAGGAATCGTACCAGATCATCTTCAAGACCTGTTTGAGAGAAGTAAACTTGATGTAGACGAGAGTCATCACGAAATGATCGCCAACTTATTGATCAAGAATCAGGATGTGTTTGCCAAATCAGACACAGATATTGGACGAACGAACCTTGTAAAACACAAAATCAACACTGGAGACACACAACCTATAAGACAAAGGCCACGGCGATTTCCAGCAGCAGAGCAACAAGAAATCGACAGTCAAATAGAATCCATGTTGGAAAGAGGAGTGATTGATCCGTCTGGAAGTCCTTGGGCATCAAACGTCGTCCTTGTTAGGAAAAAAGATGGGACTAAGCGGTTTTGCGTCGATTATCGGAAACTCAATCACGTGACAATCAAGGACGCTTACCCTATTCCCCGATTGATGACTCTCTGGACACACTGA
- the LOC121431155 gene encoding zinc finger protein 646-like, with translation MGSEGSFKCYTCNRFFRHYRSLKRHLDDQHGHPRRYECEECGKTFGRLDNLRAHERKHRRSPKRRSPRASRSPHRSPRSSRYQLEERLPKRAQIHTRERSRSPRSTASRDRPHCDQHKSNQIDCKRGRGSERRLSKERSSGKRGSEREDDFGDHLVIDVSPTTRNEVERENRKPLKGKARGMWALLASERRQADSTSEDAEESEARPADSTCEDAEESEGTLVQAKDDVPVTNDIRRVRIGRDIGNLEVERVLEGKTVNVCEYSSTTCFGKEGKVYQESKERRYQVTVHQNHKESANQNKHAKGTIKIHGVDEAAKVGTPLSDKELEATCVGKVKKISQTVKRKTFSDGELMHQEEVVTAYEVDLEAGFLMKDCYYDPLFIQNF, from the coding sequence ATGGGATCTGAAGGAAGCTTCAAATGCTACACCTGCAACCGGTTCTTCCGTCATTATCGAAGCCTTAAGCGACATCTAGACGATCAACATGGGCATCCGCGAAGGTACGAATGTGAGGAATGTGGAAAGACCTTTGGGAGACTGGATAATCTACGGGCCCATGAGAGAAAGCACAGGAGAAGCCCTAAGAGGAGAAGCCCCCGGGCAAGCCGCTCTCCCCATAGGAGTCCACGGTCATCGAGGTACCAGCTGGAGGAAAGATTGCCCAAACGTGCCCAAATACATACAAGGGAAAGAAGTAGGTCACCACGGAGTACTGCAAGCAGAGATCGCCCACACTGTGATCAACATAAAAGCAACCAGATCGACTGCAAAAGAGGGAGAGGTTCAGAAAGAAGGCTAAGTAAAGAACGATCCTCTGGTAAGAGAGGAAGTGAAAGGGAAGATGATTTCGGCGATCATCTGGTGATTGACGTATCACCAACGACCCGTAACGAAGTGGAGAGAGAGAATAGAAAGCCCTTAAAAGGAAAAGCAAGAGGGATGTGGGCTCTTCTGGCCTCAGAAAGAAGACAGGCAGACAGCACATCCGAGGATGCAGAAGAATCAGAGGCAAGACCGGCCGACAGCACATGTGAGGACGCAGAAGAATCAGAGGGGACATTGGTTCAAGCGAAGGATGACGTCCCAGTTACCAATGATATCAGACGAGTGCGGATAGGGCGAGACATCGGGAATTTAGAAGTAGAGAGAGTTCTCGAGGGGAAAACTGTGAATGTATGCGAATACAGTTCCACGACATGTTtcgggaaggaaggaaaggtgTACCAGGAGAGCAAGGAACGGCGTTATCAAGTGACAGTGCACCAAAATCACAAAGAATCTGCAAACCAAAATAAACATGCTAAAGGTACCATAAAGATACACGGAGTGGACGAGGCCGCGAAAGTAGGGACCCCGTTATCAGACAAAGAGTTGGAGGCCACATGTGTAGGCAAAGtaaagaaaataagccaaacagtTAAAAGGAAAACATTCAGTGACGGCGAGCTCATGCACCAGGAAGAGGTCGTCACAGCGTACGAGGTAGACCTAGAAGCCGGATTCCTGATGAAAGACTGCTATTATGaccctctttttattcaaaacttttaa